One Oncorhynchus masou masou isolate Uvic2021 chromosome 18, UVic_Omas_1.1, whole genome shotgun sequence DNA window includes the following coding sequences:
- the neurod2 gene encoding neurogenic differentiation factor 2: MAWHHNWYVTHPALVEDATLLSLCVWGRDSTAKKHQARLQPHLLECPCRRGVDLDWPPGDGVNKRAFAPHRAPRRRATMLTRLFSEVLPDVQKLSGWVDDSEGEDSKTKEDDLGHLEDDDLDDGDAREGSSRDQSEMAGDDDDDDDDVDDEDCGDENEGGDKPKKRGPKKRKMTPARIERSKVRRQKANARERTRMHDLNSALDNLRKVVPCYSKTQKLSKIETLRLAKNYIWALGEILRNGKRPDVVSYVQTLCKGLSQPTTNLVAGCLQLNSRNFLTEQCPDGARFHVPNSSFSVHPYSYPCPRLSSPQCQPGSSGHMRTHNYGYGDAVYPGAVSPEYNSPDYEGHHSPPVCVNGNFSVRQQESVSPDADRNYHYAMHYSGLSASRAPAAHGLAFGPSGARSGSAHSENVPPPFHDVHLHHDRAPVYEELNAFFHN, encoded by the exons ATGGCCTGGCATCATAACTGGTATGTAACCCACCCAGCCCTGGTAGAGGATGCCACACTACTGTCTCTGTGCGTTTGGGGTAGGGATAGCACAGCGAAGAAGCATCAAGCTAGGCTACAGCCGCACCTATTGGAGTGTCCGTGCAGGAGGGGTGTGGACTTGGACTGGCCACCCGGAGATGGTGTAAACAAACGCGCTTTCGCCCCTCACCGAGCTCCAAGACGGCG TGCCACCATGTTGACAAGGCTATTCAGCGAGGTTCTGCCGGATGTCCAGAAGCTCTCGGGTTGGGTGGACGACAGCGAGGGCGAGGACTCCAAAACCAAGGAGGACGACCTGGGTCACCTGGAAGACGACGACTTGGATGACGGCGACGCCAGAGAGGGAAGCAGCCGGGATCAGTCCGAGATGGCTGGGGATGACGACGACGACGACGATGACGTCGACGATGAGGACTGCGGGGATGAGAACGAGGGGGGAGACAAACCCAAAAAGCGCGGCCCAAAGAAACGCAAGATGACGCCAGCAAGGATTGAGCGCTCCAAAGTGCGGCGTCAAAAAGCCAATGCACGAGAGAGAACGCGCATGCACGATTTGAACTCTGCACTGGACAATTTGCGCAAAGTAGTCCCATGTTATTCCAAAACGCAAAAACTCTCCAAGATAGAGACGCTGAGACTGGCTAAGAATTACATTTGGGCGCTCGGAGAGATATTGCGCAATGGTAAAAGGCCAGATGTGGTATCCTACGTGCAGACACTGTGCAAGGGCCTATCCCAGCCCACCACGAATCTAGTTGCTGGTTGTCTGCAGCTCAACTCTCGGAACTTCTTGACAGAGCAGTGTCCTGACGGGGCCCGGTTCCATGTCCCCAACTCCTCTTTCTCCGTGCACCCTTACTCCTACCCGTGTCCCCGTCTGTCTAGCCCTCAGTGCCAACCCGGCTCCAGTGGGCATATGAGGACCCATAACTACGGCTATGGCGACGCGGTCTACCCAGGGGCCGTCTCCCCGGAGTACAACAGCCCTGACTACGAGGGCCATCACAGTCCGCCTGTGTGCGTCAACGGAAACTTTTCCGTGAGGCAACAGGAGTCTGTGTCACCGGATGCTGACAGGAACTATCACTATGCTATGCACTATTCTGGACTGTCTGCATCTCGGGCACCTGCTGCCCACGGCCTAGCGTTCGGCCCCTCAGGAGCGCGCAGCGGTTCCGCGCACTCTGAAAACGTGCCGCCGCCGTTTCATGACGTTCACTTACACCATGACAGGGCGCCCGTGTACGAGGAACTGAACGCCTTCTTTCacaactga